Below is a window of Janthinobacterium lividum DNA.
TTGCTGGTATCGATGTCGGCCGTTTCCCAGTACGGGTCCTGCACCAGGCCCACCATCGGTTCATCCGTGATGACGACCTTGGTGATTCTCTTCGGCGAGTAGCGCCACACTTCGGCTGGCACGCGCTCGACGTACTTCTTGCCGCTTTTCAGTTCGATTTCGAGTATCAGGGGCATGACCATGCCGCCCACGTTCGACAGGTCGACCAGGTACAGGTGCTTGCCCTGTTTCAGCAGGTCCTTTTCCCACGGTTCCAGAGTGGCCAGCGCCTCGGCATAGGCGTTGCGGTCCTTGTTGGTCACCGTGAAATCGTCGTGCTGGTTGTAGAAGTCCTTCAGCTCCGGATGCGCATCGACCCGGCGCGGCATGCCCTTGTTGGCGCGGCTCGTGACGGATTCCGGCTGGGCGTCCTTTTGCGCCTTTTTCCAGGCTTTTTCCGTTGCCGGATCTTTTGAGCTCACGCCGTATTCGCTGATGCCGTCGATGCTGATGTCGACCGGGTCGGTCGTATAGAACCAGCCGCGCCAGAACCAGTCCAGGTCCGTGCCGGAAGCGTCTTCCATGGTGCGGAAAAAGTCGGCGGGCGTGGGGCGCTTGAACTTCCAGCGCTGCGCATATTCCTTGAACGCGTAGTCGAACAGCTCGCGCCCGAGGATGGTTTCGCGCAGGATGTTCAGGCCCGCCGCCGGCTTGGCGTAGGCGTTGTTACCGAACTGCAGCAGCGATTCGGAGTTCGTCATGATGGGCACCTGGTCGCGGCTACGCATATAGTCGACGATTTCGCGCGGCTCGCCGCGCGAGGCCGGGTAGTTTTCTTCCCACGCCTGCTGCGCCAGGTATTGCACGAAGGTGTTGAGGCCTTCGTCCATCCACGTCCATTGGCGCTCGTCCGAGTTGATGATCATCGGGTAGTAGTTGTGTCCCACCTCGTGGATGATCACGCCGATCAAGCCATACTTGGTGCGCTTGGAGTAGGTCAGCTCGCCCGTCTTCTTATCCTTGACGGGGCGCGGGCCGTTAAACGAGATCATCGGATACTCCATGCCGCCCACGGGGCCGTTGACGGAGATGGCCGTCGGGTACGGGTAGTCGATGCTGTACTTGTTGTACTGTTCAATCGTGTGCACGATGGCTTGCGTGCTGTACTTTTCCCACAGCGGATTGCCCTCTTTCGGATAGTAGGACATGGCCATCACATCGCTGCCGCCTTTCTTGTAGCCCTGCGCATCCCAGATGAACTTGCGGCTCGAGGCCCAGGCGAAATCGCGCACGTTGGCCGCCTTGAAGTGCCACGTCTTTTGCGCGCGGCTGACGGTTTTTTCGGCCGCTTCCGCCTCTTTTTGCGTGACGATGACGACGGGCTTGTCGCTGCTGCGGGCCTTTTCCAGGCGTTCACGCTGCGCGGCGGAGAGCACGTCCTGCGGGTTTTGCAGCGCGCCCGTAGAGGCGACGATATGGTCGGCAGGGACGGTCAGCTGCACATCGTAGTCGCCGAACTCCAGCGTGAATTCGCCCGAGCCGAGGAACTGCTTGTGCTGCCAGCCGGCCGCGTCGTAATAGGCCGCCATGCGCGGGAACCACTGCGCCACTTCGAACAGGGCGTTCTTGTCGTCGAAGACTTCATAGCCGGCGCGCCCGCCCAGCACCTTCTGTTCATTGATGCGGTAATCCCAGTCGATCTGGAAGACGAAGTCCTGGCCCGGTTTCAAAGGCTGCGGCAGGTCGATGCGCATCATCGTGCGGTTTACTACATATTTCAAAGGCTGGCCATCGGCGCCTTTCAAGGCGCGGATATTGAAGCCGCCCTGGAAGTCGCCGCGCGCCAGGATGCCGCGCAAGCCTTCGAATTTCATGGTTTCTTCGCCGGCCGTTTTGGCCCATGCCTGGCGCGAGGGCGCGGTGGTCATGCGGCGCGCGTCGGAATCGGGCTTGTAGATATTCTGGTCCAATTGCACCCACAGGTAGCCGAGGGTGTCGGGCGACTGGTTATGGTAGGTGATGGTGCCGCTGCCGGCGATCTCGCGTTTGGCCTCGTCCAGGGTGGCGCGGATGGTGTAGTCGGCGCGCTGCTGCCAGTAGGCGTGGCCCGGTGCGCCGGAGGCGGTGCGGTAGGTGTTCGGGGTGGGCAGCACCTCTTCGAGCTGGCGGAACTTGTCGTCGAATGGTTCGGCAGCGAAGGCCGACACGGTAAAGCAGAGAGCCAACGAGGCTACGGAGCCGAAAGGTAAGCGCATATTCACCCTGATGTTGTTGTAAGGAAATAGTGGCAACTATTCTATACGCAGGGTGAGGCCATCCATGTATCGATTTGTAATAAAGAAAGGCGGATTTTGCGCCAGCTTTTGCCTGGCGCTGTCAGGGGGATGCTTTGCCTGATTTTGCTCGGAAAAGCGGCGCTTTTACTCACTTTTCATCAAGCTGTCGCGCAACTGGTTCAGCTGTTGTTTCATGTCCACAACCTGTTCCACGCTGCAGTGGCTGGCCGTCAGTATGGCTTCGGGCAACAGGGCTGCTTCGTGGCGCAACTGGTCGCCCTGTTCCGTGAGGGAAATGATGACCTGGCGCTCGTCGCTGGCGGCGCGTGTGCGCGTCAACAGCCCCGACTGCTCCATGCGCTTGAGCAAGGGCGTCAGGGTGGCCGAATCGAGGAACAGGCGCTCGCCCACTTCCGACACCGTCAAGCCGTCGCGCTCCCACAGCACCATCATCACCAGGTATTGCGAATACGTCAGGCCCAGCTTGCGCAGCAGCTTGCGGTACAGCTTGTTCATGGCAAGTGAGGTCGAGTACAGCGCAAAGCACAGCTGGCTATCCAGGCGCGGCACCTGGTGCAAGGGGTTGGGGGCGGTGGTGGTATCCATGGGCACAGTATATATAGTGCGCTACTTAATGACAAGCGTGGCTGGCCTGCGCCAGGGCCCCGGACGGGCTGGCCCGGGGCATGGGGAGCGGTCGTGGCGTACTACTGCGCGTACCGCGCGCGCAGCAGATCGAGCATGGCGACGTTCTGTTCCCAGGCATCCGTCACGGGTTGCTGCGTCCAGGGCAGGGTTTGCGTGTATGGCGCAGGGCCGAATTCCGGTGTGAACGTCATGCGCTCGGCGCCGGCCGCGCGGCGCAGCGCGACGATGGCGTCCCACCACGCCAGGTGGGCGTCGAGCGCGGCCTTCGCTTCCGGCGCGCGGAAGTCGGCTACCTGCGGGCCCTGCGCATGGCCCACGCGCGCATGCACGTGGCGCACCAGCGGCAGCACCTGCGCCAGGGTCTGCGGCTGGTCTTCCAGCAGGGATTCGCAGGCGCAGCACCAGTGCGACAGGTCGGCCGTCAATGGCAGCTCGGGATACTGCGCCAAATAGGGCAGCAGCAGCATCGGGTGGCCGCTGAAGCGGCTGCGGTGGATTTCATGCACGATGGGCACGCCGTGCTTTGCCGAGATGGCGGCGGCCAGATCGAGCAGTTTTGCGTTTTGCGCCTGGCTGTAATAATCCTTGCCCGTGTGCGTGTTGACCAGCACGGGGCGTGCCAGGCAGGCGTTTTCCAGCAGTTCGGCCAGGGCGGCGCGGTGCAGTTCGAAGTCGCTGTGGAAGACGGTTTCCCACTGCGCGGCGATCAGTTGCAGTCCCGCCTTGGCGATGCGATCCGTCCACTCCTCGCGCAGGGCGGCGTCCAGCGGCAGCGACATCTCGATGCCGTCGAAGCCCGCCGCCGCTACCCTATCGATGAAGACCTCGGGCGGCAGCTCGTTATTGCCCCAATGGGCGGCAAAGACATCGATGCGCATCAGACGAAGCCCCGCACGGGGAACGCTGCGTCGCGCTGTATCCAGTTGTGGGCCGCGTATTCCGTCTGGCCATCGGTGGCGTGCAAGGTATAGGCGTGGCGCGAGACGGGCGAGCGGTTTGGCGCACTGTAATGGGGCAGCAAGCCGTGGAAGCAGACGAGGGCGCCCGCCTTGACTTCCAGTGGCACGGCCGTGCTGTCGTCGGGCCAGGGCATGGCGTCGAGTTTTTCCACGCGCACGGCGTCGCCGTTGCGGATGAAGCGTTCGCGCAGCGGGCCGCGGTGGCCGCCCGGTTCCGCCCACAGGCAGCCGTTGTCCAGGGTCGCGTCTTCCAGCGCGAACCAGAAGGTGGTCACGCTGATCGGCGTGGTCTCGAAATACGTGGCGTCCTGGTGCCAGCGCACTTCGCCGCCGATGCCGGGCTGTTTGAAAATGTACATCGATTGCCATACCTGCGCATCCGCCAGGCCCAGGTCGCGCGCCACTTCGGCCAGCTTCGGGTCGGCTGAAAAAGCGCGGAAAACGGGGTCTAGGTCATGCATGGCATGGCCGATCTTGTTGATCGACAGGGACTTGGCCTGCTTTAACTGGCCGTCCGCGCCGAACGCCTCTTCCTCGAAGAAGCAGCGGATGGTGTTGTCGGAGGCGAGAAAATAATCGTTGGTGTTCTTCGCCTGGTCGCGCGTTGTGAAGATGGACTGGCTGACGCTGGGATCGAATTCGTTGACAATCTGCTCGGCGCGCGCGCGCAAAGCGGCGATTTCGTCCGCGCCCTTGAAATCGGGCAGGATGATGTAGCCGTCGCGTTGGTATTGTTCTTGTTGAGATTGATTCAGCATGGCGGCGGCTCCGGAGGTCAATGAAAAGCGCCATTGTAGGATGGGTGAGGGCGGCAAACAATTGGTAGTCGGTTGACAGATTGTCGCTAAAACGCAGACAATCCTTGACATGGATCAATTAAAAGCGATGGAAATCTTTGTCGAAGTGGCGCGCCAGCGCAGCTTCACTGTGGCCGGCCAGCGCCTGGGCCTGACGCGGGCCATGGTCAGCAAGACCATCATGCAGCTGGAAGAACGCCTGCATGCGCGTCTGCTGCACCGCTCCACGCGCGAAGTGAGCCTGACGGATGCGGGCCGCGCCTACCTGGCGCCGTGCATGGCCACCGTCAGCCAGGCGCAGGAAGCGGCGCGCATGGTGGCGCATGTGGCGCAGGCCGGTGGGGGGGCGGAGCTCGCCGGGCCGCTGCGCATCCAGGCGCCATCGAGTTTCGGCAGCGTGTGGCTGGCCGATGCCGTCGCCCGATTCAGCCTGCTGCACCCGCAGGTGCAGGCCGAGTTGTTTGTCGACGATGCGCTGCTCGACCCGATACGCCACGGTTTTGATTTGACGATACGGGTCGGCGGCATCCCGGACAGTAGCGCGCTGGCCATGCGCCCGCTGGCGCCGTGCCGCGCCGTGCTGTGCGCCAGTCCCGCCTACCTGGCGCAATGGGGCGTGCCGCAGACGCCGCAAGAGCTGCTGAAGCATCAGTGCCTGCATTTCAGCCACCTGACCGATGGCACGAACTGGCATTTCCAGCGTGGAGAAGGGGAACAGCGCGAGGAGGTGAGCGTGCGCGTGCAGGCGGGGTTCACTGCGAACAATGGCCTGGTGCTGCACCAGGCGGCGCAGCGGGGACTCGGCATCGTCTACAGCACCACGTTCCTCGCCTGGCGCAATCTGCTCGATGGCAGCCTGCTGCCCGTGCTGTCCGGCTGGGACCTGCCGCTGAATCACTTGAGCGCGCTGTATCCGGCTAGCCGCCAGCCGTCGCCCAAGGTGCGCGCGCTGATCGATTTCCTAGTGGCCGAATACCAACCCGTGCCGCCATGGGACCGCGAGCTGGAGGCGGCGGGATTTTTTGGCTGACGGTCAGTTGAAGGCGACGGGTTCCACGGTCCACGCGCCATCGGCATACACGCGCTCGTCGTCCAGATAAACGGCTTCCGTGACGGCGAAGATATCGACGTGGTAGCGCGCATCCTTGCGCTTGAATTGCGGCTTGGCGTACACGCCGTGCTTGGCGCCCAGCGACAGATGGATGCCGCACATGCGTTCATACGTGCCGATGTCGTTGACCAGCTGTTCGCGCGAAAAGGCGCGGTTCATGCCGAAGCCCAGTTCGCGTACCCATACTTCGCCCTCATGCGCGCGGATGATCTCCAGCATGGCCAGGAATTCGGGCGTGGCGTGCTCGGTGCCCGTCACGCGGCCCTTTTCGATGATCAGGGTGATCGGTGTATCGGGACGGTTGACCATGAAGTGCGTGTCGCCAAAGACGAAGATGCGCACGCGCCCGTTCACCGCTTCCAGGTCCTGCGCTTCCGTAAACACTTCGCCCAGCGGAAACTGACCGCCGATATTGTTCATGCCGCTGTAGTCGCCGATATTCAACTTGGCCGATTCGAACGGCGAAGCAAAGACCAGTTGTTCGCCGCCGCTGTCGACCATGCCGTGGCGGGCGCGGTCGATGCGCGCCTTCAGCGCATGGCCGACGCCGCGATAGTAGGCGGGGTCGTAGGCCAGCGAGGCGATGTAGTGCAGACCCTGCACGCCGGGCATGCGCGACAAATGCACGTGCTCGATCACTTTCAAGCCCCGCTTGAACAGCTCGATGCGGATGCGGAACGCTTCCAGGCGGAAGCTGGTCGACTGGATCAGCACGACGAGGCTGCCGGCTGGCAGCTCGGCAAACGCGGCTAGCACGGCGTCGGGCGTGACCTCGTCGAAATCGATGAAGGTGGCGTCAGGCAAGGCCTGGCTATACGCTTCCGTCAGCACGACATTGAGCCAGCTGCGCTTGTCGCAGACGATCAGGGCCGGTTCGTCCGGGCGGTGGCAGATGGCCATGGCCAGCAGGTCGGCCACGTTTTGCGCGGCCACTTCGGTGGCGGCGGCGCTGATGGCGTCGAGCCGGCTGGTGTCATTCTCGGGAAGCGTCATGGTGCGAATTTCGTCTGGCGTATGGTAAACCAGGCATTATAAGGCGGTTGCCGGGCGTGTCGTCGATACCGCGCCGTTTCAGGCTTGCTTCTGTGGCAAGGATGCTCAAGCCCCACCGGGGACGGCCGATTATCTTGTGTAGTGCCGTATGGCAATGTATTATTTGTAAAACAGGCCAGATACACGAGTGGCATGCGGTGTGTACGCATGGCGGCTCGTGCAATGTGATGCGGGACGACACCTTCCTGATGAGGATGGTGCAATGAATAGACTTCGACGAGTGTGATGCGATGAGTGTGATTGGACAAGATATTCCGATGGAACGGCCCGATGCGGATGGCCGCGCGGCCCTGCTGGTGCCCATCGCAAGCGTCAAGGAAGATGTGCTGTTGACGATACGCAGGGGCGCGGCCATCGTCGGCTTTGCCAACCACGACCGTACCGTCACCGTGTATTTTGAAAGCAACCGTTTCGACGATCCCGCGCTGGCGAAGTGGGAACACAAGGCGCGCAAGGCCTATGATCGCCTGATCGATAATGCCCCCACCGTATCGAAGCTGACCACCAGCCCCGCCAATTTCGAGCAGATCGGCTATATCAATGGCAAGGGTATCACCATCCGCCATATGGATAGCCTGAAACGCTGGCTGACGTATTCGGAGGCGATGGAGACTTGCCCCGAGAATGAGATTATTCCCCGCACTGTTATCGCCAAAGCCGAAAGCGTCAAAGTCTGATTTCTGCTGAAAAATGTCCAGGGCGTTGTTGCCTGTGCCTCGCCGTACTAACGTACTGTCTTCGGCTTGGCGCCTAGCCCTGGGCATTTTTCAGGTGGTCATGGCATGCGGACCGTTGTTGCTTTGCCTTGCCGTACTAACGTACTGTCTTCGGCGTGGCGCCTGGCCCTGGGCATTTTTCAGGCGTTCATGGCGTGCGGACGATTGGCCAGGGTGTTGTTCCTTTGCCTCGCCGTGCTGGCTGACTGTACCCTCCCTACACCACGATAATATTTGCCTGCGCCTGGAGCGGGCAGGGCTGCTCGTCTTCGACGATCGGCCGGCCTGGCGTCGTCTTCCCTCCAAGCGCCAGGTCGTCGTGCCGTTTTTGCTGTCGCGTAAGGTAATATTGCAACAGCGCAGCCGGGATCTGGCGACAGCATTGGCCGCTGCGCTCGCCAAGAGGAATGACGATATGAACCAGCAAGACGTGCGCAGGGCAACGGGCGCACCCGGGAAAAGGTTGGAATGTGCTTGAAACAGTGAATGACGTTTGCATCAACGCCGCTTGCGGCCGGATCTTGCCGCTGCGCGTGGCGCATTGCCCGTTTTGCGGCGCGCGCCAGGTGGCGCAAGCGCCTGTTCTGGAGAAAGTGCCAGCGCCGCCCCCGGTGCCGCGCATGCCACCGCCGGTACCCGTCGCTGCGCCTGTTCCTGCCCCCATTCCTGCGCCCATTCCTGCACCGCAACCCGCGCCCAAGCCAGCTCCTGATCCTGATCATGATCCTGCTCCCAAGCCAGTCCCGCCAGCGGCCCCCGCGCCAGTCAAGCCGCCGCCCGCGAAACCGGCCGCCCGGGGCTCGGTGCCGCCACCGCGTCCGCCCGTGCGCTTGCGCACGTGGATAGCGGCGGCCGTGGTGCTGACCGGTATCTGGTTCTTCAACAAGCCCGCGGACAAGCCGGCCAGCGTGGCGGAACAGGTCGAGGCCGCCACTGCGCTGGCGGCGCAGTGCGACCTGGATGGAGCGCGCAGCGCGCTGGCTGTGCTGAAAAGCGCCAAGGCACCCGCCGCGCAAATTAAACGCTTGCAGGCGAGCATCACCAAGTCCGCCGCCGCTTGCGACAGGCAACAGCAGCGGGCACAGGCGTGGACGGTGCTGCAAGGCAGCGTCAAGCAGGCCCTCGACGCGGGCGAGCCGGAGTTGGCCGCCACGCGCCTGGCCATCTACGTGAAACGCTGGGGCGACGATCCCGACACCCTGGAGCTCGACGCCAAGGTGAAAGTGGCGCAAGCCAGCGCCCAGCTCGACACTGCCGACGCCTGCCTGGCCAGGGGCGACCGGGTTTGCCTGGAAAGCAGCCTGATCGCCGCCGAGCGCTACAAGCGGCCGGAACTGGTGGCGCGCACGCAGGCGCTGCGCGCATCGCTGTCGCAATTGCTCGAACGCTCCTTGCTGGACGCGGCGCCGGGACAATAGCCTGGCGCCAACAGGTAAAACGCCCGCCGCGGCCAGGCTGGGCGGGCGTCGCGTTGCCGTTTGAATCGACGCTTACTCTTGCGGCACCAGCGCCAGCGCCGCGCTGAAGTCGCCCATCGGCTTGCCGCCATTGGCCACCAGCGCCTTGTCGCGCGTGTTCAAGCCGTCGAGCACGGGCAGCGCAAAGCGGTGCGTGATGGCGCGCAGGATGGACGCCGAATCGTATTGCGTATGGTCAACCAAGCCTTTTTTCACGTATGGCGAGACGAGGATGGCCGGCACGCGCGTGCCCGGACCCCAGCGGTCGCCCTTCGGCGGCGCGGCGTGATCATAAAAGCCGCCGTTTTCATCGTAGGTGACGATGACCAGCATGTTCTTCCATTGCGGACTCTTTTTCAGCTGGGCGATGACGCTGGCGATGTGCGCATCGCCGTCGGCCACGCTAGCGTAGCCCGCATGCTGGTTCAGGTTGCCCTGCGGCTTGTAGAAGGCTACGGGCGGCAGCTTGCCGGCGCCCGCGTCGGCCAGGAACTGGCTGTCGAAGTCGCGCAGGTGGGCAGCACGGTAGGCGGGCGCCTTCACCGGGTCCATGTTGGCAAAGTAATTGAACGGCTGGTGATGGAACTGGAAGTTCGGCGGATTCGGGAAGCTGCCGGCGCGCGCGCTGGCCGTGGCCAGTGCCGTCGTATCCTTCCAGGCGCCCGCATACCAGGCCCAGTCGATGTTTTTGCCAGAGAGCAAGTCGCCGATATTCGTCTGCGTTTGCTGCGGCAGGGTGTTGGCCTTGCCCGTGTCCGCATACAACTTGCTGCTGTCGCCGGACGCGGGCGCGTTGCTGCTGGGCTGGAACGGTGGCTGCATGGTATTGACGGCATAGAACATGCCCGTGCTGTCGGCCGGCGTCAGCGCGCCGTCGTTGGCATAGGCGGGCGCGCCGTTCAGGACCGTGCTTGGGGCCGTGGCGGACGGCGTCAGGCGCACGAAGTTACCGTTGGCGTCGACGTCGATCTTCGCAATCGATCCCTTGGCTACTGAGGTGTCGGCATTCGGGTAGGTCGGTGCGCAGGCGCAGATCAGGTACTGGTGCGTGAGGAAGGAGCCGCCGAAGGCGCCGATGAACAGATTGTCGGCCAGCGCATATTGTTTGGCGATGTCCCACAACTGCATCTTGCTGCCGTCGTAATAGCCCATGGACAGGCCGCCCGCATCGGAATACGCGGCGAACTTGTCGTTGGCGCCGCCGTTGATCTGCATCTGGTTGTTGTAGAAGCGGTGCACGAGGTCGCGCGTGATCACCGATTGCGGCAGGTACAGGGGGCTGCTGGCGTCATCGATCTGGAACGGTTTGTTCGGCAGGTTGGCCGACTGCGCCTGGGTGATGACGGTGCTTTGGCCGGCCGCCGTCATGCCGCCCCAGGTGGGCGGCAGCACGGGCAGGGTGCTGCCGTCGATGTCTTTTTGCGGAACATAGGCGGTGCTGGAAGTGGGGTTGACGCCCGGTACGCCGTTGGCGCCCGGGAACAGGCCGTACAGATTGTCGAAGCCGCGGTTTTCCGCGTAGATGACGACGATGGTCTGGATATTGTTCAGCGCCAGCGCGCCGTTCAGGGCGGCCAGCGCATCGGCGGGCGCCGCCTGCGCGCTGGCGCTGGCGATCAAGGCCGTCACGCTGGCGTTTTTCCGCCTTCAGCTTCGCCAGTTCGTCGCCGCTGGCCTTGTTGAAGTCGGACGCCAGGCCCCCTTCCGACACGCCGAGGCGCGCCGCCAGTTTGCTGCTGGCGGCCGCAAAGTCGCCGCCGTTGCCGTCCATGACTTGCGCCAGCTCCGTCGACAGGGCGCTGACGAAGGCGCTGTGCCCGGCGGGCGCGCGCAGCAGCAGTTTTTGCGTGACCTTGGTGCCCGCGTCGCCGATGGTTTCATGGCGGATGGCGTCCGTGCCGATGGTCACCAGCACGGCGCCCTGGCCGTCGAGCTTGTAGCTGCCGTCGGCGGCCGTGCGCACGGCGGCGGAGGCGCTGTCGCACGTCAGTTTGGCGCTGACGCTTTCCAGGCACACCTGGGCGTTTTCATAGTAGCTGCCGATCACCTGGCCCGTGGTGCTGGGCGTGATCGCGTAGTTGCTGCCGCAGGCGGCCAGGCCCAGCGACAGCAAGATTGGCAGGGGACGTAAGACGGGACGGGCGTGCGGTTTCATGTTCAAGCCTTCTGGTTGGAAAACGTCGCATGCTAGGCAGGCAATATGTCAGCTCTGTGACATGTCAGCGCCTGTTACATGACGTAATGTACGGACTTGATACATTAGGTTTTGCAGGGTGTTGTCACGCAGTTGTCATATGCCATTGCTACGCTGCCAGCCCATGATGAAAACGAACCTCTCCCTGCTGCTGGCCATCTGCGTGCTGTCCGCCTGCCAGCCCGCGCCGCCGAAAGACGCCCAGGCCGCGCCCGCGCCCGCCTACCTGGCCGGGGCCTACGCGCCCACCCTGAAACGCCAGCCCTCGGTGGCGGCAATGACGGCCATGGGCCGCGCCATGTTTTTTGAGCCTAGCCTGTCCGTGTCGGGGAAGATGTCGTGCGCCAGCTGCCACAGTCCCGAACACGCGTATGGGCCGCCGAACGCTCTGGCGGTGCAGCTGGGCGGCCCGGAACTGAAGGATGCGGGCACGCGCGCGGCGCCCTCGCTGCGCTATCTCCAGACTGCGCCCGCATTCACCGAGCATTATCACGACGACGATGGCGACGACAGCGTCGACGCCGGTCCCACGGGCGGGCGCAACTGGGATGGCCGCGCCCAGTCGGGCCATGAGCAGGCCCTGGCGCCGCTGCTATCCAAACGCGAGATGGGCAACCGCGATGCGGCCGCCGTCGTCGCCAAATTGCAGGCCGGCCCGCTGGCGGCGCAGTTTCGCCAGACGTATGGCGCGGATATCTTCGAGCAGCCGGGCCAGGCCTTGCGCTGGGCGCTGATGTCGCTGGAAGTGTTCCAGGAAAGCCCTGCCGATTTCTATCCGTACACGAGCAAGTACGACGCCGTGCTGCGCAAGCAGGCCAGCTTGACGCCGCAGGAAGCGCGCGGCCTGGCCCTGTTCAACGATGAACGCAAGGGCAATTGCGCGTCCTGCCATATCAGCCAGGTGACTTCCGGCGGCGCCTTCCCGCAATTTACGGACTACGGCTTGATCAATATCGGCGTGCCGCGCAACGGCAAACTGCCGGCGAATGCGGACCCGGCATTCTTCGACATGGGCTTGTGTGGCCCGGACCGCACCGACTTGAGAGAGCACAAGGAGTACTGCGGCAGCTTCAAGACGCCGTCCCTGCGCAATGTCGCCCTGCGCAAGGTGTTTTTCCACAATGGCAGCTTTGACAGCCTGGAGCAGGTGCTGCGTTTTTACGTGCAGCGCGATACGGCGACGCAAAAATGGTATCCGACAGATAGAAACGGCAAGGTGCGCAAATACGACGACTTGCCGCCCGGTCTGGCGGCGAACGTGAACGTGGAAGCGCCGTTCGATCGCCAGCCGGGCCAGGCGCCGGCGCTGAACGATGGGGAGATCGCCGACGTGATCGCCTTCCTGCGCACGCTGACGGATGGCTATCAGGCCCCCGCTCCGGCGCAGGGCAAACACGGTTGAAAAATATCAAGATACCATTGCTTACAACTACGCCACAAAAGCCTGTTTTTATGTGCGTTAGCGCACGCTAGAAAATTTTAGGCAGGTGTATATTGCAAACTGATCTGTGTCTTTTGATAACAATGAAAGGGAATATCATGAAAGTAAGCAAAAATTGGATGACCGTGTGCGCCGCCGGGATGATGGTCGTGGCATTGGCTGCCTGCCAGAAGAAGAGTGATGTCGCCGCAGGTCCTGCGGAACAAGCGGGCCAGAAGATCGATGCGGCCGCTGCCAAGGCTGAAGCCGACATCAAGGCCGCCGCTACCAAAGCCGACGCCGCCGTGAGCCAGGCCGCCGCCGATACGAGCGCCAAGATGGATCAGGTCGCCTCTGACGCCGACAAGAAAATGAGCGAAGCGGCCGATGCCGTCGGCAAGAAAGTGGAAAAAGCCGGCGAAAAGATGCAGGACGCCGCGCACAAGTAATCGCGCCAGGGCCGGTCTCTGCCGGCCCGGTCCCCGCAGCTGTCGTCAGGTGATGGCGGCTGCGGCCACGCCATCGCTGGCGCCAGCCGGGCGGCCATGCGCCGTTGTCCCTGTACTTGCACTATCCTTCCCGTCCGTTCCCCCCAGCACCACGCTCAAATCGACAAAGCCGTCGCGCCACGCGCGTTCCAGGTCTTGCTCCACCGCTTCCAGGGTGGTTCTTTCCACTTGCTGAAAACCGCGCAAGCCATACGCCCGGTTGCGCCCGTGCGCCTTGGCCAGATACAGCGCCATGTCGATCAGGTTGACGCTGCGTTCCCACGTGAGCGGCCGTCCCAGCGGCGCCAGCGGATAGGGCGCAAAGCCCACGGACACGTGCACCTTGATGGCCTGCCCCTGGTAATGGATGACCTGTGCCGCCATGCCGTTGAGGATGCGCCGCGCGATATCGTCGAGTCCGTCGCGCGCGACGGCAGGCAGGAAGGCGAGGAATTCCTCGCCGCCCCAGCGCACGATCATGTCCG
It encodes the following:
- a CDS encoding MarR family transcriptional regulator codes for the protein MDTTTAPNPLHQVPRLDSQLCFALYSTSLAMNKLYRKLLRKLGLTYSQYLVMMVLWERDGLTVSEVGERLFLDSATLTPLLKRMEQSGLLTRTRAASDERQVIISLTEQGDQLRHEAALLPEAILTASHCSVEQVVDMKQQLNQLRDSLMKSE
- a CDS encoding M1 family metallopeptidase, with the protein product MRLPFGSVASLALCFTVSAFAAEPFDDKFRQLEEVLPTPNTYRTASGAPGHAYWQQRADYTIRATLDEAKREIAGSGTITYHNQSPDTLGYLWVQLDQNIYKPDSDARRMTTAPSRQAWAKTAGEETMKFEGLRGILARGDFQGGFNIRALKGADGQPLKYVVNRTMMRIDLPQPLKPGQDFVFQIDWDYRINEQKVLGGRAGYEVFDDKNALFEVAQWFPRMAAYYDAAGWQHKQFLGSGEFTLEFGDYDVQLTVPADHIVASTGALQNPQDVLSAAQRERLEKARSSDKPVVIVTQKEAEAAEKTVSRAQKTWHFKAANVRDFAWASSRKFIWDAQGYKKGGSDVMAMSYYPKEGNPLWEKYSTQAIVHTIEQYNKYSIDYPYPTAISVNGPVGGMEYPMISFNGPRPVKDKKTGELTYSKRTKYGLIGVIIHEVGHNYYPMIINSDERQWTWMDEGLNTFVQYLAQQAWEENYPASRGEPREIVDYMRSRDQVPIMTNSESLLQFGNNAYAKPAAGLNILRETILGRELFDYAFKEYAQRWKFKRPTPADFFRTMEDASGTDLDWFWRGWFYTTDPVDISIDGISEYGVSSKDPATEKAWKKAQKDAQPESVTSRANKGMPRRVDAHPELKDFYNQHDDFTVTNKDRNAYAEALATLEPWEKDLLKQGKHLYLVDLSNVGGMVMPLILEIELKSGKKYVERVPAEVWRYSPKRITKVVITDEPMVGLVQDPYWETADIDTSNNSWPRKVTPSRLELFKSEKSPKDNLMRDFHTPLKGKNGGSAKGDEA
- a CDS encoding LysR family transcriptional regulator, whose protein sequence is MDQLKAMEIFVEVARQRSFTVAGQRLGLTRAMVSKTIMQLEERLHARLLHRSTREVSLTDAGRAYLAPCMATVSQAQEAARMVAHVAQAGGGAELAGPLRIQAPSSFGSVWLADAVARFSLLHPQVQAELFVDDALLDPIRHGFDLTIRVGGIPDSSALAMRPLAPCRAVLCASPAYLAQWGVPQTPQELLKHQCLHFSHLTDGTNWHFQRGEGEQREEVSVRVQAGFTANNGLVLHQAAQRGLGIVYSTTFLAWRNLLDGSLLPVLSGWDLPLNHLSALYPASRQPSPKVRALIDFLVAEYQPVPPWDRELEAAGFFG
- a CDS encoding TIM barrel protein; translated protein: MRIDVFAAHWGNNELPPEVFIDRVAAAGFDGIEMSLPLDAALREEWTDRIAKAGLQLIAAQWETVFHSDFELHRAALAELLENACLARPVLVNTHTGKDYYSQAQNAKLLDLAAAISAKHGVPIVHEIHRSRFSGHPMLLLPYLAQYPELPLTADLSHWCCACESLLEDQPQTLAQVLPLVRHVHARVGHAQGPQVADFRAPEAKAALDAHLAWWDAIVALRRAAGAERMTFTPEFGPAPYTQTLPWTQQPVTDAWEQNVAMLDLLRARYAQ
- a CDS encoding phytanoyl-CoA dioxygenase family protein; the encoded protein is MLNQSQQEQYQRDGYIILPDFKGADEIAALRARAEQIVNEFDPSVSQSIFTTRDQAKNTNDYFLASDNTIRCFFEEEAFGADGQLKQAKSLSINKIGHAMHDLDPVFRAFSADPKLAEVARDLGLADAQVWQSMYIFKQPGIGGEVRWHQDATYFETTPISVTTFWFALEDATLDNGCLWAEPGGHRGPLRERFIRNGDAVRVEKLDAMPWPDDSTAVPLEVKAGALVCFHGLLPHYSAPNRSPVSRHAYTLHATDGQTEYAAHNWIQRDAAFPVRGFV